A stretch of DNA from Hydra vulgaris chromosome 03, alternate assembly HydraT2T_AEP:
ataattgtaggacttcaaaaatttattcttattttctgAAATCCTCACCTTGAGTTTGCGTAAcaggtttatgtttgaaaaaagaaattaataatgcACCAATCAGAATTTCAAGTAAGAGTTGTTGTTACCAATAACCATTCTActaatgcatttttatagtttaataaagcatatactgtagatagaaaattatttatttatcatccAGTTTGTAAGAGGagtatttaaaacatacttattatttgatatactctgttttataaaaatgtaagaaacaacaaacatgtttgttttttttttttaatttgatttttccaGAAACTAAGTTAAAGTTACTGCTGGTTACATTGCAGGGAATATATTTCataaggttttataaaaaatcaattactaaacaggaactgaaaaaaaaagcaaggaaaaataaacaaaggaaaaatcaagttcatcttggaaaaaacaaacatgtagTCAACATCACAATAGCAATAATTGATGAAACAACTGCACCTGCAATATAGAGTAATTTTTCTGAAAGAAATAATGCAGCACagtttttatcattgttttataagttgtttatcCCACTTTATTCAAAGCGGAAACTCAATTCATTCAATCAACTCAGCAATCCTGTCGTGAAAGGTGATGACAAACCCACACTTTATTGAGAAATTGCAAATTGTATTGAAATTTgatcaaaatgtaaatattttacattaatcaAACAAACTTCTCATGCTCTAATTGCAACACTACAACCAACTGTATCTCTTAGGAATGATTTGCTTGAAGAGGCTATACTTCTTGTTCTTACTTCCAAATCTAActattatttaatcattttgcTCCAATTTACAAAGTGATCCTTTGGAGCTAGGTTTTAGTAAGTATGACCAGTTGTAGACTATTTGTGACTCTTTTAGAAATATGcattagtaaaaagattttggccAAAGTATACTctataatattttctaaaaatattttctggtaagaaaatatttatcaaacatttgataatccttacattggtaaaaaataaaaataaaaagatttggaTGTTAAACTTATAATCAATAAACGTTATTTTATACAGAAGAGAACCTATATATCCAATTCAACCTCTGtcagatttaatttttttaattttacgttatcttttttatattctatattttatttctccTATTCTATTCAAACATTGCaacattctttttcaattaaaactttgcagaacaaattttaaagacttGCTATAGCAGTGTCAATTTTACTAGTGAAAAATGCCAAAAGTGGGGAATCAAATATGGATCTTGTATTGTTaagatttatttgttataataatttgtaaaaagaaatcACATATTCATTAAGGAAAGACCAGGtgaaagaattcaaaaaaagacaAAGACTGAATAAATATTCCAAGTAAAATggtatttcttattttaatttcaattataataaatacaaaattacaaatctTTGATTTCATTTTCAATGGAGAGTTTTAAGCAATCTTAGCTAcatataagtttattttcagTAGCATGTTGATATATAGCTATCTGAAAACCTATTTCTGTATTCTATGATagtggaataaactgaagcagacaatcagttaacaaaaaatccagCACAAAACAATGTACCTACTCAAAGAAATTCTAActattatttaatcattttaataaaataagaataaaacatTGCAAACACGACTCTTAACCATATCAAGAAATCAAGCTTTTAAACTTGAACCATAAAAAAACTggcttcataattttttatggaaaatgcaacaaatcagtgtaatctaattattattattccgaaaaactataagtttttttgaaaaaaatctaattaagaTTATTTTGCTAGAATAATGGTCGTTTATTATTGTTAATCAATTCTTTTCTGGTAATCCTTTAAAACGAACTGCGTTCTAGCATCTTTTAGTCAAGCTTGCTAACTGTTGTACTACCTCtgaagtgattttttttttaaacaatacttAATTCTTCCAATaagtttttgaacatttttggcTTTCCATATTCCCTTGTAGACTAAACCTTTCAAATAAACCCAGAAGTCTTTAATTGGTCTTCTCTCAGGACAGTTAGCAGGATTATCCTTCTTAAGAACATAATTAATACTTTCACTGTCCAACAAAGCAATGACATTTTTGGCATAATGAATAGAAGCTAAGTCAAGGCAAGCACGTAATTGTCTAGGTGATTTTTCATGTAAGAAcgtaatcaaaatattttcaatgcaATCTTTTTTGtccatatttttattaacagaaTAGCCAGATTGATTGAATTTCAATGCAATCTTTTTGTCCATATTTTTGTCTATTCATATCATTGGTGCTAATTGCAAGCCATACCAATACTTTGCTTTCAAACTAAGCTTTTCTTTTATACTTGAGGTCTGGAGAAGCTTTCCTGGGGTCACTGGAGTAATAGCCATCATTCCCAACAACTGAGTTTAGCAAAGCAAAATAAccgatataaaattttttatataagcattCGCATTTAGAGGTTTTGCTGCTCAAACCATTTTGCTATTGATTTCTGGTGACGATGTTTGatgtttatctttgttttcaacAATTTATGAGCGtgcaatcaaaatttgaaattttttgactcCTTTTCTATTGGCTGCTTTGGGATTATTGTCAAAATAAGCAGCCAGCTGGTTGACTTTactatttgttatttttgtgcCATttcctttcaattttttttaattttctgcaCTCACTCCactttaatatcttttaattttacaattatacAATTACATTATACAGTTGTTTTCGGAACATTTTCTgctttaaaatgataataagtAAACAGTTTTCCTtgtgtaatattatttttttagaacttaTACATGCGTTTtcttacatttactttttttgtgctcatttttataagttaagaaaaattatttttaattaatacattttttttttgtagttgcaTATTGTCTAGTTTACATCAACATTAagttatatgttattattttaacatttgcaTATTAGCCATTGTATTTTGCAGAGTTCCATTTTTGAGAGACATTTACAGCCCTTAACAACTTTTTGTGTTTAAAGATGACAAAATCTATTACACTTTATGTAAAAACcattaagtttagttttaaaaaataactaacttttatcttttttaaaaaagccactaaaattcaatttaatagcctggaatatttttttttaataaaaataaaattattctaaatgtttttatttttttttactttttacatgcACGGCTGACAAATTAatagaacatgcaaggagtgttgctacattgactgaaaAATTATGTGAGTGCCACTGCATCtactgacaaataggtaaaaCATGCGAGAAGTGATGCTACATCGATtcgttacatatatatatatatatatatatatatatatataaattagtaaaaaacacttatctaacttTTATCTTCTACTCGGAGTTTCACCATCGCTGGATCATCAGGAAGAGTTactaaatctcaaaaaaaattcaatttatagaaaaaaatattttacaggaagttataaattattataaaaaattataaaaaatttttaattacaatatttttttgttaacggGAAGTTACAGAAAgtaattatgaaataattttctttGGAATGGGGATAGTTTAATTtggtcatttgtttttataattttttaagaggTATTTATTTTCGTGCCtacatttagaaattaattcagattttttatttaataaattttcttgattcAAATgagtaattatttcaaatttttcttgcaagaaaaatttgaaataattactcATTTgaatcaagaaaatttattaaataaaaaatctgaattaatttctaaatgtaGGCACGAAAATAAATAcctcttaaaaaattataaaaacaaatgaccaAATTAAACTATCCCCATTCCaaagaaaattatttcataattacTTTCTGTAACTTCccgttaacaaaaaaatattgtaattaaaaattttttataattttttataataatttataacttcctgtaaaatatttttttctataaattgaattttttttgagatttagtAACTCTTCCTGATGATCCAGCGATGGTGAAACTCCGAGTAGAAGATAAaagttagataagtgttttttactaattaattattgctctgttctttaagaacattgagcactctatttgtaaaatacactaacataatttacatatatatatatatatatatatatatatatatatatatatatatatatatatatatatatatatatgtataaagtatatatatatatatatatatatatatatatatatatatatatatatatatatatatatatatatatatatatatatatatatatatatacagctcttttaattaacaaaaatgatgtcggcaataatttgctgaccttAATATAGTtggcaacaaaaaatttgatacaatgGTTTTACCATGTATGCATGTAATACAAAGTAGAAAATAGTGGCTTATCATAAGCAACTTATTTATCTACCTGAAAAGGGAAACCgaaaaatagttgttttgtCTCACAAATGACTTATAGTAAATTACCATTCTTACTTGAGTCTTTGGTCAGGCCAAGGGGCCATTGATGACAAGCCATAATTTTTACACATTATTTGTCAATAATAAAGATTAGGTATTagcttttgaaagtttttaattactaaTGTAAATTTGCATGTATATTATGTACCCTCAGGCATTGAGAGAACAAAACCaggttatcattttttttctaatcctACTATTCCAATCCTctctaattgttttaatttacattttccTCTATTTTACCCTCCTTGGTTATTCAAGATCTGAtgtctattttgtttatttataaaaataaattctattatgtctgttatgtttatttatttgtattaaaaataaagtatatgcTTAGTATTCAATTCTCTGTGAATTCTTTAGTTGATATGTTTCACCATGCGTAaacatgtatttaaataaaagatttatccAAGGtgatttatttgataattgaataaataaaaaatttatacatatttttaatggaattttattcaaaaatatggtatgcggctgtccattaattatgtCAACAAAATAGAGGAGAGGgggtctaaaaatttttaacatttgttgaGAAAGAGGAGggaaagtcaaaaaaaaatgttgtcataatatttttttaaaaagattcagttatttaaaaatttaaatttatttaaaaaaattaattttatatggtctCTGGAAGTTGGACAAATAGTTGACAAAGGGGAGCGGAGGTAAGAATCGCCAAAAATTTGTTGACATAATTAATGGACTGCACCAATTTAACAAACTTAAGTTATGTAAATTATCCTAGGACAAACAAAGAATGTCTGACGTTAGCCATGAAACTCGAGTTAAAAATGCATTGCTACAAGTTGTTTCAAGTAATGGTTCAGAGCCTGTCAGTTTACTAGAGAATACAGAATCAAAACAAACtccttccaaaaaaaaaaaaaaagttgatcaaacagtttttgtaaaaaacagaTTTCTACATGCACGCCCTGTGTTAATTAGTCAAAATGCTGGAAGTGTTTTATCTAAAGAAGTTATTGgtacaaatatacaaaaaaaagggAATTTACAACCTAAAGGAAATAAAAGAgttaacattcaaaaaaatccggaaaatttgttatgtaaaaatataactgGGACAGAAACAAGCATAGTGAGTTTACCTGCAAATACAAATAAGACAAATATACCACATACGATTTCTGCTggaaaaaaagatgatattaAAATCGAAGATTTCACTCCAACTGTTTTCACCTCAACAGTTTCCTTAAATACCGGTGTATTGACGAACAATTCAAGTTCCCCCTCTGTTCAACTCTGCTTATCAAATGTTAGTAAATCACAAGATGATAAACAAACAGGTATGCTTACAAttaatacagttttaaattgttcaaaagCTATCTGCCCGTATTGCAAAACATTAAATAGTcaacaagatattaaaaacttgttaaagtGTTTAAGATGCGAAAAAGTTTTCCCTATTCAACTTATTGATTCAACAGATAACTCTTTCCAATCagctaaaaatttgttttgtggTGATAAAAGTGTAAACGAATCAATATTGACAAGTGTACCTGGGAATCTGGTGCCTGGTGATCTTGCAATTAACGAGAATAAAAGACGTTCCAACAGCACAAAAATTGTTAgaccttataaaaaaattaaacctgcAGAGACTATTGATTTAGTTTCTAGTGATGATGAACACTGTGTAGCATCGGATGAAATGAAAAGCACTTCTGTAGAGCAAAAGGTTCAATATGgtagttgttttgaaaaaccaaCAATTATTTATCCAATAGTTGTGCAACCAACTCAGTTACCAAATGAATACAAGTTTGATTGTAATAAGGCAATGTTTGGTGAATTATACGGTCGTGCCATATCACCAACAAATATCGTAAGGAGTCGTATTTATTTAAGCTTAGAGTGTAGCATTAATAGAGAAACTACTGTTACAGAGAAATATACTCTTTCTGTTGGCCAAAAAGATGTACAACGAGTACTTGTTTATTTTGGTAGAGTACCTTCAATTGTTGCAATTGAAACTGCTGAAAGATTTTCGGAAGTAGCTTGTCAGCGTATAGGAAAAGATGTATTAGTTCCAAAATCAGATAACCTTCAGAAGCGTTTTATTGTTCTTGCATTAGCTTTTGCTTTCAAAAATGATTGTGATGCTATCAAGGAAGTGCACCAGTTTAGCCAGTGTATCTTACCGTGGactaaattaacaatattatcaCATGCAGATGCATGTTTCTtagttgaaaaattaaagttcGACGTTTgtcaaaaagaaattgtttactCTCCAGTGCAGACAGTTCTTGTGTATCCACTACCCACAAAAACTATCGGGAGTGGAGGGATACCGATAACTAATGAAGATTTGTTATGCTTACAAGATGGCACATACTTAAATGACATCATAATTGACttctatttgaaatatatttttgataacattttaacatCTCAACAAAAAGAACGAACATATATTTTCAATTCATATTTCTATAAACGTTTAACCCAAAAGCAGTCACCTAAACCTAATCCTGTTCAAATGCATGATCAAGTTAAAAAATGGACACGAAATGTTGacatatttgaaaaagattttgtagTGATTCCTATTAATGAACATTCTCATTGGTTTTTAGCAATAATATGCTTTCCTGGATCAACTGGGAATGATATTTCTTCTGATGAAGTAGTTGGAGAAGAAGATTCTGATGAAGATTCAAAAGAGGTTTCTGCATCTCCATGCCAGGCCGATATGAATGTAAATGattctactaattttattatgaataaacCACAGAATGAACTTATTAATACAAATGCTCCTCCTGAAGTAAATAAAAGATTAGTTTCATATGACTCGTCTCCAGAGCCAAGTCCTGCAAATTTAAATGAGCTAAATATTAATTCAAAATCACTACAAGAAAACACATTGACTCAACCTGAAGTAGCAGCTATTAAAGAACAAACTCGACACAAACAGGCTAATGATTATGAAGAAACTTTTGTTAGAccttgtatattattatttgattctCTTACTGGTGGGGGACATTCATCGGTTTTTACTAATTTGCGAAACTATATTTCTATGGAGTGGATTAACCGTAAAACTACTAAAGTATTAAAGACATTTGACAAAGTTTCTATGAGTGGTTCGTATCCGATTATACCACGCCAAAACAACGATTGCGATTGTGGCATCTTTCTATTACAATATGTTGAATCATTCTTTAAATTGCCCATTACAAACTTTAAGTTTCCAATTCATCTCGAACATTGGTTTACTTTAGAAATAGTTGCAAATAAGAGAAAAGAAATTAGACAAATTATTACACAATTATCTGAGCAATATAATACAATTAGCACTAGTTGAGTTTGTTTGtaatgctttgtttttttgaagaaggtaaaataaagtgtaattcaATCagcattagtttaaaaaaatttgaaattcttATATAATGAATGGGATTGAAAGGTTTTCTATTAactaattagatttttttttttttttcacttcaaTATATGTAATTAAGGTAAACATGAAAATCTGCAGTCAACACACTAAGCTCACTGgacattttgaaataaagattttttttttttttgcaaattccGCTGAAGGGAGGGGTGGATTTTTCTCccttaaatttataaacttataaatttataaagattttttggaaGAGGGGGATTTTTCTCCCTTAAATTTATAAACGTCCCCTACTTCCGTGTAATTAAGCACTTGTAAGTAGTGAATATTTGAAGCAATTATCTTTGATTTTCCATCTTAAAATCAAGAATTCATACAAatcttattattgtttaaattccTGTGATCTGAATTTAAATGTGCTAAAATACGACTCAAATAGAAGCGTCAGAAATGTTTCAAAATAGATTCATGCAAAGTTCGTAAATAAACTAATTGTTAGGAGTATGCATTGAAAATGAGCATTTTGTATTGAGACTCAAATCAACAGGTATATATCCGATCGGACTGAAACAAATTGTACAAGAAAGGTATAACTCAAGGCTGCGTACATCAGTCCAATTTCAACTGCCggattgtaaaaagatttttatccaaaaattatCGCCACAACATTGGCCTCCAATACTTCCTGAGTGcgtgcaattataatttttttaccctCGAACATGTTTATATTAACTTTCTTGCATATTGTCAATACCTCACCCACAAATGATCGTTGATTGTTCATAAGCGGCATCTGAGTTCGTATAATCGAGTAACATGGGATTGTTTACAAGCCTGATAAATCGGTTTAATTTGTTGCGAAAAAGAATGGCTAACATAGCGTCTACTTTGAAATAAGAATGCAGGTAATTTCTACTTTGCTTTGAAACATTAAAGAAAGATTTTAAGATAGATCGTTCAACTATATCAAcgctatttaaaaacttattgctGCTTCCACACAGTTCTAATCCGTATAACAACGTTGGGACAGCTAAGGAAGTAGCAGGCTGGCAAAAGCGAAGTCTATTTCTTATAAGAGCTCTTGCAACAGATAAAAATTGTGTTACACGTTTagttacatttgttttttgGAGTGTTGCTATCatatttttgttcttattatcCCAAAGGAAACCAAGATGTTTTAGATTGCGTTGAGACTTGATAGGAGCACCGTTAATACAATActgataaacaaataaaattttattgtgcatATCTTGTTAACTAGGTGgttctttaaaacaaattaaatatgctAATTTCAAATACGCAAACCATTTTTCATCATcacgtcaagttgtaaagatatttgggttcaaatctTTAGTATTTAAGGTAAAGTCCCTAATATtgtcgaaaaaaaagttatgtaaaagtatgtcaacctgggtctcaaaagaaacgtattttcatagagattttaaaaatggtatttgtttgtaataaaaataagtactttttgtattattgctgagaaacattttgttaaattttttttaaaagtctttagcattttttcacataattttttttgtcaataaattttaagtaaaaatatttatcttttctaaaatctctatgaaaatacgcttttttttgagacccaggttgacatacttttgaataacttttttttcgacaATATTAGGGACTTTACCTTAAATACTAAagatttgaacccaaatatctttacaacttgacgtgatggtgaaaaatggtttgcatatttgaaatcagcatatttaatttgttttaaaaaaccaccAAGTTAACAAGATatgtacaataaaattttatttgtttatcagTGTAATTAACGCTATTTGTAATCGAGCTTATTCCAGATattaaaaattcagttttttctctatttagtttaa
This window harbors:
- the LOC100198162 gene encoding uncharacterized protein LOC100198162 isoform X2, which produces MSDVSHETRVKNALLQVVSSNGSEPVSLLENTESKQTPSKKKKKVDQTVFVKNRFLHARPVLISQNAGSVLSKEVIGTNIQKKGNLQPKGNKRVNIQKNPENLLCKNITGTETSIVSLPANTNKTNIPHTISAGKKDDIKIEDFTPTVFTSTVSLNTGVLTNNSSSPSVQLCLSNVSKSQDDKQTGMLTINTVLNCSKAICPYCKTLNSQQDIKNLLKCLRCEKVFPIQLIDSTDNSFQSAKNLFCGDKSVNESILTSVPGNLVPGDLAINENKRRSNSTKIVRPYKKIKPAETIDLVSSDDEHCVASDEMKSTSVEQKVQYGSCFEKPTIIYPIVVQPTQLPNEYKFDCNKAMFGELYGRAISPTNIVRSRIYLSLECSINRETTVTEKYTLSVGQKDVQRVLVYFGRVPSIVAIETAERFSEVACQRIGKDVLVPKSDNLQKRFIVLALAFAFKNDCDAIKEVHQFSQCILPWTKLTILSHADACFLVEKLKFDVCQKEIVYSPVQTVLVYPLPTKTIGSGGIPITNEDLLCLQDGTYLNDIIIDFYLKYIFDNILTSQQKERTYIFNSYFYKRLTQKQSPKPNPVQMHDQVKKWTRNVDIFEKDFVVIPINEHSHWFLAIICFPGSTGNDISSDEVVGEEDSDEDSKEVSASPCQADMNVNDSTNFIMNKPQNELINTNAPPEVNKRLVSYDSSPEPSPANLNELNINSKSLQENTLTQPEVAAIKEQTRHKQANDYEETFVRPCILLFDSLTGGGHSSVFTNLRNYISMEWINRKTTKVLKTFDKVSMSGSYPIIPRQNNDCDCGIFLLQYVESFFKLPITNFKFPIHLEHWFTLEIVANKRKEIRQIITQLSEQYNTISTS